The Pyrenophora tritici-repentis strain M4 chromosome 2, whole genome shotgun sequence genome window below encodes:
- a CDS encoding WD40 repeat protein, whose product MSAPEAHHLFNHPIADHSFSADRQTLAVARENNVDLYQKTGSGYKLKDELTGHDKTVTGVDIAPNSGKIVTCSQDRNAYVWEPSPQGWKPTLVLLRINRAATCVRWAPSETKFAVGSGARLIPVCYFEEEDNWWVSKHIKKPIRSTVTCVAWHPNSVLLAAGSTDGHARVLSSFIKNVDERPEPSAWGERLPFNTVCGEYLNNTAGWVHSVAFSPSGNALAFASHDSTLTVVYPSGPEQAPRALLSISTQVLPFMSLVWSSEDEIIAAGYNCEAYRLKGDESGWQLTGSLETKSRPGLADQREESALNMFRQMDLKGKSGTDDTKLKTVHQNTINTIRSFEESGSGITKISSTGVDGRVVIWTL is encoded by the exons ATGTCTGCTCCCGAAGCTCACCACCTTTTCAACCACCCCATTGCGGACCACTCCTTCTCCGCAGACCGCCAGACGCTGGCCGTCGCCCGCGAGAACAATGTCGACCTCTACCAGAAGACGGGCAGCGGATACAAGCTCAAGGATGAGCTGACTGGACACGACAAGACAGTCACGGGTGTAGATATTGCACCCAATTCGGGCAAGATCGTGACGTGCTCGCAAG ATCGCAATGCGTACGTCTGGGAGCCCTCACCACAGGGCTGGAAGCCTACACTGGTGCTTCTCCGTATCAACCGTGCCGCCACTTGCGTTCGCTGGGCACCTTCGGAGACCAAGTTTGCCGTTGGATCTGGTGCTCGTCTGATTCCCGTCTGCTACTTCGAGGAGGAAGACAACTGGTGGGTGTCCAAGCACATCAAGAAGCCCATTCGCTCTACCGTCACATGTGTGGCCTGGCACCCCAACTCGGTCCTGCTTGCTGCTGGCTCCACTGACGGTCACGCGCGCGTGCTCTCTTCTTTCATCAAGAATGTGGACGAACGCCCGGAACCCTCGGCGTGGGGAGAGCGTCTCCCCTTCAACACCGTATGCGGCGAGTACCTGAACAACACAGCAGGTTGGGTCCACAGCGTCGCCTTTTCGCCCTCTGGTAATGCTCTCGCCTTTGCGTCTCACGACAGCACCCTCACCGTCGTCTACCCCAGCGGCCCCGAGCAGGCTCCCCGTGCCCTACTTAGCATCAGCACTCAAGTTTTGCCCTTCATGTCATTGGTTTGGAGCTCCGAGGACGAGATCATCGCTGCGGGATACAACTGCGAGGCCTACCGCCTGAAGGGTGACGAGTCAGGGTGGCAATTGACTGGTTCCTTGGAGACGAAGAGCAGGCCCGGACTTGCCGATCAGCGCGAGGAGAGCGCACTGAACATGTTTAGGCAGATGGATCTCAAGGGCAAATCGGGCACGGATGATACTAAGCTCAAGACTGTTCATCAGAACACCATCAACACTATCCGCAGCTTTGAGGAGAGCGGAAGTGGCATCACAAAGATCAGTTCCACTGGTGTCGATGGCAGAGTTGTCATCTGGACTTTGTAG
- a CDS encoding LysA, Diaminopimelate decarboxylase: MAPSAITTTEEYQYPLKDIQSFNNYSASSVDNHGACYSKQLIGDALKSRVEAIDSDTCNVGEEDAFFIADLGEVYRQHLRWKTNLSRVKPHYAVKCNPDPQVLRLMTALGLGFDCASKNEIETVLNLGVDPSRIIYAQPCKTKSYVRYAAQSGVKQMTFDNADELYKTKQLFPDAELYLRILTDDSASLCRLSQKFGASLDTTAELLELAKKLELNVVGVAFHVGSGASDPKAFIKAVQDARFVFDQAAALGFNMHTLDVGGGFTGDVTFEPMAAVLSAALDEYFPPHIRVIGEPGRYYVSTAFTLACHVIARRTVNDATLGTTSYMLYMNDGVYGNFSSIIFDHQHPVPRVLKNGNDVLYDVRRSGYDTPSQVEYSIWGPTCDGIDVISSSCTFPELLDVGDWLYFEEMGAYTKCSATRFNGFSDSHDVVYVCSEAGAAALMGM, from the exons ATGGCACCTTCTGCTATCACAACTACTGAAGAGTACCAATACCCGTTGAAAGACATACAGTCGTTCAACAACTATTCAGCTAGTAGTGTTGACAATCATGGCGCCTGCTACTCCAAGCAGTTGATTGGGGACGCTCTCAAGAGCCGTGTCGAGGCTATTGATTCTGATACCTGCAATGTTGGCGAGGAAGATGCCTTCTTCATCGCTGATCTGGGCGAGGTCTACCGCCAGCATCTACGCTGGAAGACGAACCTGAGCCGTGTTAAGCCCCACTATG CCGTCAAGTGCAACCCCGACCCTCAGGTCTTGCGCCTTATGACTGCCTTGGGCCTCGGCTTCGACTGCGCTTCCAAGAACGAGATTGAGACGGTTCTCAACTTGGGTGTTGATCCTTCCCGCATCATCTATGCGCAGCCTTGCAAAACCAAGTCGTACGTGCGATACGCCGCTCAGTCTGGCGTTAAGCAGATGACGTTTGACAACGCAGACGAGCTCTACAAGACGAAGCAGCTCTTTCCCGACGCTGAGCTATACCTGCGCATCCTGACCGATGACTCGGCCAGCTTGTGCCGTCTCAGCCAGAAGTTCGGTGCCTCCCTGGACACCACCGCCGAGCTCTTGGAGCTGGCGAAGAAATTGGAACTCAATGTTGTGGGAGTGGCTTTCCACGTCGGTTCCGGTGCATCCGACCCCAAGGCTTTTATCAAGGCTGTCCAGGACGCCCGGTTCGTCTTCGACCAAGCGGCTGCGCTCGGCTTCAACATGCACACTCTGGACGTGGGCGGTGGTTTCACGGGCGATGTCACTTTCGAACCCATGGCCGCTGTCTTGTCTGCTGCCTTGGACGAATACTTCCCGCCCCACATTCGCGTCATTGGGGAGCCTGGACGTTACTACGTTTCCACGGCCTTTACCCTCGCCTGCCACGTCATTGCTCGCCGCACTGTCAATGATGCTACCCTTGGCACCACTTCGTACATGTTGTACATGAACGACGGTGTATATGGTAACTTTTCGAGCATCATCTTCGATCACCAGCACCCAGTGCCACGTGTGTTGAAGAATGGTAATGACGTCTTGTATGACGTTCGTCGTTCCGGATACGACACGCCGTCTCAGGTCGAGTACTCCATCTGGGGTCCGACTTGCGATGGCATCGACGTCATCTCATCTTCCTGCACCTTCCCCGAACTGCTTGACGTTGGTGACTGGCTCTACTTTGAGGAGATGGGTGCCTACACCAAGTGCTCCGCTACCCGCTTCAACGGCTTTAGCGACAGCCACGACGTCGTGTACGTGTGCAGCGAGGCTGGTGCGGCTGCTCTCATGGGTATGTAA
- a CDS encoding IGR domain containing protein, whose amino-acid sequence MILRRPLLNATSAILIPKTCVRNLQHSIPMRPVPKPIPFIPDHTAFLSAIGRGLSAHATKIPSWEALFTLTSPQLKELGVEPARSRRYLLQWREKYRNGEYGIGGDCKHVTDGIAELKVVEAPVPPNPQLGNTISPRSAIATADHDPGTRKLVVNIPTGAEGPVEPVETLPKVQGVIVKGAKTIKGSFVETVKGSQGLRARIRLQEAENKEKAR is encoded by the exons ATGATTCTCAGGCGCCCACTTCTCAACGCGACCTCTGCCATATTAATACCAAAGACATGCGTGCGCAATCTCCAACACTCGATTCCCATGCGCCCAGTTCCCAAACCCATACCCTTCATTCCAGACCACACTGCCTTTCTTAGCGCAATTGGCCGCGGCCTCTCCGCCCACGCGACCAAAATACCGTCCTGGGAAGCCCTCTTCACCCTCACATCGCCGCAATTGAAGGAGCTTGGTGTTGAGCCTGCCCGGTCTAGACGCTATTTACTGCAGTGGCGGGAGAAGTACAGGAACGGGGAATACGGCATTGGTGGGGATTGCAAGCACGTCACAGATGGAATCGCCGAACTGAAGGTCGTCGAGGCGCCAGTACCGCCAAACCCTCAACTGGGCAACACGATAAGTCCTCGCTCCGCAATCGCGACGGCCGATCATGATCCTGGAACAAGAAAGCTCGTGGTCAATATACCCACTGGTGCTGAGGGACCAGTTGAGCCGGTAGAGACATTACCCAAAGTACAGGGCGTCATTGTGAAGGGTGCAAAGACGATCAAGGGTAGCTTTGTGGAGACAGTCAAGGGAAGCCAAGGTCTAAGGGCGAGGATCCGACTTCAAGAGG CCGAGAATAAGGAGAAGGCGAGGTAG
- a CDS encoding Fungal-trans domain containing protein — protein MPKEETLPTRKKMRKGRRRKIRCIFQPDNPDVCSECFARGSRCIDQEHANPEVIVDHRKNLRERVSRLEALVDTLLEDKTVKSESRSQSQSLADTSSPRPNNVYTKDTFPPTPLSTESSSNIFQLSNNQRAAPDRGHHVPILSAFEDALNDAEAQAKARDDPRQKLTTPKPGPAPDERYTIESRHDGDIAVGNTIAHSAKREKAKQGLIAMLPPFDQLTKILNSNSEWWQTWRRKCSGTSGTEQSLPRFAAHALTTGNIGAIATVVLAVGISSSDDYDDAERYFEAVDRWFLSDDEYAASLEGIECLILKSKWYADVGQPRRAWIAYRKGLMYAQLMGLHRKRTSSAAHESIWWSLYHGDRFLSLLLGLPYGISDAHCDLTMPELSEAPYIHPMVAMTKLSQLAGKVIDRNQGVAEQSFAWALQLDQELEDLWKRLDPVWIDYTELLADAKANAAELRERIMGQMVFHQIRVYLHLPFMLKSALNSRFSYSRIACLNGSREVLRLYQSLRTGTVEPLYECKAIDFIGFTAAVLLLLGLLNTTMPPQPSAIPSAKDIEEDVRLIEISIDIFRRASSEKGGRVAAQSAQVLEKMMGKFKGTTDDCDNSHEQSDFVIPYFGTVSIKRGGQVIKKPPSPPSSASPCMLSSRSPANSQQYTPSSSEMFSRATQSLNVTPKTSISAGTGTTAFNLAEPSPFVSYDGFYNWNNLSGDEHSTPSNAGFSAQVNDDSMNNFSWQHMPMDIDQDWSWFLNDAQTTQSMGGAAGTAGGPAPTGVPLDVFNASGFTGFG, from the exons ATGCCCAAGGAGGAGACGCTGCCCACACGCAAAAAGATGCGTAAGG GTCGTCGACGCAAGATCCGATGCATATTCCAACCCGATAACCCGGACGTTTGCTCGGAATGTTTTGCGCGTGGCAGCAGGTGCATCGATCAAGAGCACGCCAATCCAGAAGTCATTGTTGATCATCGAAAAAATCTCCGAGAGAGGGTGTCAAGGCTGGAGGCTCTTGTAGACACCCTACTCGAGGATAAAACAGTCAAGTCAGAAAGTCGCAGTCAGAGTCAAAGCTTAGCGGACACATCATCACCAAGGCCGAATAACGTGTACACCAAAGACACCTTTCCGCCTACTCCGCTCTCAACAGAATCCTCATCCAACATCTTCCAGCTATCGAACAATCAGCGTGCAGCACCTGACAGGGGCCATCATGTGCCTATTCTCTCCGCTTTCGAAGACGCG CTGAATGACGCCGAGGCACAAGCCAAAGCTCGCGATGATCCTCGGCAGAAGTTAACGACACCAAAACCTGGTCCGGCACCTGATGAGAGATATACGATAGAGAGCAGACATGATGGCGATATTGCGGTCGGCAATACGATCGCGCATTCTGCAAAGAGAGAAAAGGCTAAACAGGGGCTAATCGCGATGTTACCACCTTTTGACCAACTTACTAAGATCTTGAATTCTAACAGTGAATGGTGGCAAACATGGCGACGAAAGTGCAGTGGTACATCCGGAACTGAGCAGAGCCTACCTCGGTTTGCTGCACACGCTCTGACTACCGGGAACATCGGAGCTATTGCTACTGTTGTCTTGGCTGTCGGCATATCATCGTCAGACGACTATGATGACGCCGAACGGTACTTTGAGGCCGTTGACAGATGGTTTCTATCTGATGATGAGTATGCTGCAAGTCTAGAGGGTATAGAGTGTCTCATTTTGAAATCAAAATGGTACGCAGACGTTGGGCAACCACGACGAGCATGGATCGCGTACCGCAAGGGCTTGATGTACGCCCAGCTCATG GGTCTTCACCGTAAACGGACATCCTCTGCAGCCCACGAAAGTATATGGTGGTCCCTGTACCACGGAGATCGTTTCCTGTCTCTTCTACTAGGCCTTCCGTATGGAATCAGCGATGCGCATTGCGACCTGACGATGCCGGAGCTTAGCGAGGCTCCATACATCCATCCTATGGTTGCCATGACCAAACTCTCACAGCTTGCTGGCAAGGTTATCGACCGCAATCAAGGTGTAGCTGAGCAGTCTTTCGCTTGGGCCTTACAACTTGACCAGGAACTTGAGGACTTGTGGAAACGGCTTGATCCCGTGTGGATCGACTACACCGAGCTACTAGCCGACGCTAAGGCAAATGCCGCTGAGCTGCGAGAAAGAATCATGGGCCAGATGGTCTTTCATCAGATCCGGGTGTACTTGCACCTGCCGTTCATGCTGAAGTCGGCGTTAAATTCGCGCTTCTCCTACTCGCGAATAGCGTGTCTGAACGGCTCACGAGAAGTACTGCGGCTTTATCAGTCGCTCCGGACTGGCACTGTCGAGCCACTTTATGAATGCAAAGCCATCGACTTCATCGGCTTCACTGCCGCTGTACTCCTACTACTTGGCCTGCTCAACACCACCATGCCCCCACAACCTTCAGCAATACCTAGTGCCAAAGACATTGAAGAAGACGTACGTCTGATCGAAATCAGCATCGACATTTTCCGTCGCGCATCCAGTGAGAAAGGAGGCAGAGTCGCCGCCCAATCCGCCCAGGTGCTAGAGAAGATGATGGGAAAGTTCAAGGGCACAACCGACGATTGCGACAATTCTCACGAGCAATCCGACTTCGTCATTCCATACTTTGGCACCGTTTCAATCAAGAGAGGTGGACAGGTCATCAAGAAACCTCCAAGTCCCCCATCATCAGCCTCGCCCTGCATGCTAAGCTCAAGATCGCCAGCGAATTCTCAGCAGTACACACCCAGCAGCTCGGAAATGTTCTCCCGCGCTACACAGTCGCTCAACGTAACGCCCAAGACGTCTATATCTGCCGGCACAGGCACAACGGCTTTTAATCTCGCCGAGCCCTCGCCCTTTGTCTCGTACGATGGCTTCTACAATTGGAACAACCTGAGTGGAGACGAACACTCGACACCGAGTAATGCGGGCTTTAGCGCGCAGGTCAATGATGACAGCATGAACAACTTTTCGTGGCAGCATATGCCCATGGACATTGATCAGGATTGGTCTTGGTTCCTGAATGATGCACAGACGACGCAGAGTATGGGTGGCGCAGCTGGCACGGCTGGCGGTCCGGCCCCTACTGGGGTGCCACTGGATGTGTTTAATGCCTCTGGATTCACTGGCTTTGGCTAA
- a CDS encoding DUF1421 multi-domain protein: MAGSQSNSGDTDADVQEQLLNYPSERNTSKRAETISPGAKFTAEHLMRHCPYTVTFDYINPSLWGVPAPEDADETHATTWVAKAIHDYHVGMEWDERLYFDYQWDFEGWTRELFQKVERTTLRSLKTVLRYRGVYTGKFRARVADSLFNLLGGENAPEWDPAEFKAEKFDERSEAYQRQQNAHLAAPIDRQAQQPLQQTQPLEPLQPQPQRPSQGEQYRVRQGVRSHPQYQELQQPPYAINAYAGPQPRQTEQAMQPQQWYPQAQTTLKRTILAHLPTELVHRYPEGTILHVIKPLYGIAEAGVHWWTTYHGHHCKELDMSTSTYDPCLLITNSDDADVFGIVGMQTDDTLMLGTTAFLSREEKKIQKAQFRSKPKAMLTPEVQLDFNGCTLTMDASRVLILRQKGQGGRIRLVDIRAPDRAQQYTEQRARGAYIASTCQPEASFDLSVAAQAQQPSDEDIKALNKRLKWQMENLTRGLRYVTVNLTEAKLIVFVDGSFANNKDLSSQLGFVLMLVNESIGANTFTIQGNVIHYSSTKCKRITRSVLASEIYGMVNGFDIGIAVATTLRIVTERLGLPAIPLVICTDSYSLYECLVKLGTTKEKRLMIDIMALRQSYERREITEIRWINGEDNPADAFTKASPNRALERFIDGNKLTVRVDGWVQRPTSFDV; this comes from the coding sequence ATGGCAGGCAGCCAGAGCAACTCTGGCGATACAGACGCTGATGTTCAAGAGCAACTACTCAACTATCCATCCGAACGCAATACAAGCAAGCGCGCAGAAACTATATCCCCAGGAGCGAAGTTTACTGCTGAACACCTTATGCGACactgtccatacacagtCACGTTTGACTATATCAACCCATCtctctggggtgtacccgcacCAGAGGATGCAGACGAGACGCACGCAACAACCTGGGTCGCGAAggctatccacgactaccATGTAGGAATGGAATGGGATGAGAGACTATACTTCGACTACcaatgggactttgaaggatggacacGAGAGCTATTCCAGAAGGTTGAGCGCACTACGCTAAGATCTCTGAAGACTGTGCTCCGGTATAGGGGAGTCTATACAGGCAAATTTCGGGCTAGAGTAGCTGATTCCCTCTTCAACTTACTAGGAGGAGAAAACGCTCCCGAATGGGACCCTGCAGAGTTCAAGGCCGAGAAGTTTGACGAACGTTCTGAGGCGTACCAGCGTCAGCAGAACGCACATCTAGCAGCCCCTATAGATAGACAAGCGCAGCAGCCACTGCAACAGACGCAGCCACTGGAACCGCTACAGCCGCAGCCACAACGTCCGTCACAGGGCgagcagtatagagtgagacaaggcgttCGAAGCCACCCGCAATATCAAGAGCTACAACAACCGCCCTACGCGATCAATGCCTATGCAGGACCACAGCCTCGACAAACGGAGCAGGCTATGCAACCACAACAATGGTACCCACAGGCTCAGACAAcactgaagaggacgatactcgcacacCTCCCTACCGAGCTGGTacatcgatatccagaaggcacgATACTCCACGTGATCAAGCCACTATATGGGATCGcggaggcaggagtccactggtggacaacatatcacggacaccactgcaaggaaCTAGATATGTCAACAtctacgtacgacccatgcctgttgatcacgaacagcgacgacgcagacgtcttcggcatcgtcggtatgcagacagacgacaccctCATGCTCGGAACGACCGCGTTCTTATCACgcgaagagaaaaagatccagaaggcgcAGTTTAGATCAAAACCAAAGGCTATGCTGACACCAGAGGTGCAGTTAGACTttaatggatgtacacttacgatggacgccagcagagtcttAATCCTcaggcagaaaggacaaggaggaaggatcaggcTTGTTGATAttagggcacccgaccgcgcgcaacagtacaccgagcaacgcgcccgcggagcgtacatcgcatcaacatgccaaccagaggcaTCATTTGATCTGTCCGTAGCTGCTCAagcgcagcaaccatcagacgaggacattaaggcactcaacaagcgcctgaaatggcagatggagaatctcACTCGTGGCCTACGCTACGTCACTGTCAACCTTACGGAGGCTAAGTTGATAGTCTTTGTAgacggctcctttgccaacaacaaggacctcagctcacagctaggctttgtcctcatgctcgtcaacgagtccATTGGCgccaacaccttcacaatacaaggcaacgtgatccactacagctctacaaagtgcaagcgcatcacacggagcgtactggcctcagagatctacggcatggtcaacggctttgacataggcatcgcggttgcaaccacgctaaggatagttacagaacgacttggactacctgcaattcccttggttatctgtacagactcgtactccttgtacgagtgcctagtaaagcttgggacaacgaaggagaagcgcCTCATGATCGATATtatggcgctgcgccaatcatatgagcgtcgcgagatcacggagatccgctggatcaatggcgaagacaatcctgcagacgccttcacgaaggcatcgccaaaccgcgctcttgaacgctttattgacggcaataagctgacagtccgagtagatggatgggtgcagaggccaacaagctttgatgtttAA